Genomic DNA from Peribacillus simplex NBRC 15720 = DSM 1321:
CACGATGAACTGCGTTTCCCTGCTGAACTTCCTTAAAAATTGACTGAACCGGACGACATTCGCCTCATCAAGTGCTGCCTCGACTTCATCAAGGATACAGAAAGGCACCGGACGCACTTTTAGAATGGAGAATAAAAGGGCTATGGCTGTCAATGCTCGTTCTCCCCCGGATAAGAGGCTCAAATTTTGCAGTTTTTTACCAGGAGGCTGTGCAATAATATCTACCCCTGTATTTAGTAAATCATCCGGATTTGTCAGTTTCAGCTCCGCTCTGCCTCCGCCAAATAAAGCTTTGAAGACTTGTTCGAATTCTTCACGGATAGAATAGAAGGTATCCGCAAAGCGCCGCTTCATTTCATCATCCATTTCATCGATGACTTGGAATAATGTATCTTTCGCCTGTTGAAGGTCTTCCTTTTGACTAAGAAGGAATTCATAGCGTTCAGCTACACGTGCGTATTCATCAATTGCACCTAGATTCACCGTCCCCAGTTCCTCAATTGCAAGCTTGATGAGCTTCACCCTTTTTTGAGCCTCTTCTGCAGGCATCATCAATGGATACTGTTCTTTAGCACCTTCAAAGGAAAGGGTATATTCTTCTCTCAAGTGGTCGAGGCGATTTTCCAGTTCGACATCCAGACGAGTTAATTTCACTTCTTCATCCTTTATCACTTCGACAATGCCTCTATAAAGTCGATTTTCTTCTTTCAAGGACAGTTCAAGCGTTTCAACTTCCGTTAGAAGCTCGTTTTTTTCCTGTTTTTTTATGGTGATTCCTTCAATTGCTCCATTTTTATCGAGCAATTTCTGTTGAGCCATATCTTCCAAGGACTCTTCCCCGCTTGAACTGTCTGTCATTTCATTGGTCAGAAGCCCTAAATCATCTTTGTTTTCGGCAAGCCTGCTTGTTTCCTTTGAAAGATCCGATTCAATGCGTTCCATCTTCTCTTTTTGGTTTTGTAGCTGCCCACGCTTAGAGGCCAGCATTACCCTCAGTTCATTCGTTTCTTCAGCAAGGCTCTCTTTTGAGGATTGTTGAGATTGCTTTTGTTCGGTCATTTCGGAAATCAACCGGTCCAGCCCTTCAATTTCCGTTTTACATGATTCCAAAAGTTCTTCCAGCTCTTCAAGTCTTGCCGTTTTTTGCTGTTGTTCTTCTAAATATGAATTTTTATCCAAATCATAAAGATGCAGCCGCTCATTCACATTTCTTTCCTGCAGCTCAACTTCACGGAGTTCTCCCTTAAGGGTTTGTTCTTGTAATCGAAGTCTCTCTCCTGTTTTTCTGGTTTGTTCAAGCGTTTGCTCTTGAACACCCACATCCACTTTGAGCTGTTTGACTTGCTTTTCCAACTGATTCGTTTTAGCTTCCATGGCAGTAAGTTTTTGATGGAGCTCTTCCAATTCCGTTTTCCTTGAAAGCAGGGAGGTCGTTTTTTGCTTTAAGGCTCCACCAGTCATTGAACCACCTGGATTGACGATATCTCCTTCAAGTGTTACGAAGCGGAAACGGTGCTGCATCATTTTCGCCAGGTCATTTGCACCTTTTAAATCTGTGGTGATCATCACGGTTCCTAATAGGTTTTCAGCAATCGCTGCATGCCTATCATCATATTGGATCAATGAGGAACCCGTCCCCACAAAAGCTGAATGACTCTTCAGCATCGATAATTGGTTAGCTGATATCTCTCTTGCCTTTATGACTGATAAAGGCAAGAACGTCGCACGCCCATACCTATTTTTCTTCAAGAAGGAAATGGCTTCCCGTGCATGCTCTTCGCGTTCCACGACAACATGCTGCATCGCTCCGCCCAGAGCCGTTTCGATGGCCGTTTCATATTCCTTTGGTACCTTTATCAATTCCGCAACTGCCCCTTCAATGCCTCGAAGGGTTTCTTTCGCTTTCAAAACCTCTTTTACACCCTGAAAAAAGCCTGCATAATCATCTTCCATTTCTTCAAGCAGTTCCTTACGTGATTTTGCCTGTTGAAGGAATTGATAGGCCTTATAAAGGGTGGTTTCTTGTTTTTGATACGTATCTTTTGCCGCATTCAATTTATTCTGCTGATTTCGGAAATAAGTGACATGCTCTTCAAGCTGCTTTGTCATATTGTCCATCAGCTGTGAATATTCCATTTTTTTAGCAGTGATATCCATTCTTTCGGTTAAGAACTTTTCATTTTCCATATCAAGTTTAGCATTTTTATGTTCCTGCTGTGTTAGCTGCTGGAGCAGGTATTGTTTTTCGTTTTTAGCCGATGCCTGCTTGTTCAACCACTCAATATAGTCACTCTTTTTCGCTTCGATCATCGCTTCGATATCACTATTGAATAAGCCTAGGCTTTTTTGTTTTTCATGTAATGTTTCTTGAATCCCTTTCACTTCCAAGTTCAGTGCATTCAGGATTTCCGTTTCTCTTTCCTTTTGCAAAGACAAACGCTCGACAGCAGCCTCACCTTCCACTATCGCTTTTTCTAGCTGTGACTTGTTTTGGGCAGCATTTTTTTTCCGTTCTTTTAAAACTTCTTTACGGCCTTCAAGCTTTTCAAGTTCTTCGCTGGCGTTCAGGAGAATTTCCTGAAGTCCATTGATCGATGTTTCAAGCGTCGCAAGACTACCCCTTAGGTTTTTGAGATGCGCTTCCCTGTCATGAAGCTGTCCTGCCATTTGCTGTTCCATTTCATTATGTTTTTCAAGTTCACGCGACAGTTTTTCCCATTTACCATAAAGTTCTTCTATTTCAAAAACGGTTAAAGCCACTTCTATTTGCTCAAGCTCTTCTTTCTTCGCCAAAAATTCCTTGGCGAGGGAAGACTGAATTTTTAACGGCTCCACCTGCCCCTCCAATTCATGGAGGATATCATGGACACGGTTTAAGTTATCCTGTGTTTCCGTCAGCTTCGATTCCGCTTTTCGTTTTCTTGTTTTATACTTCAGGACACCGGCTGCTTCTTCAAAGATCACTCGTCTCTCTTCAGCCTTACTGCTTAGGATTTCTTCCACTTTCCCTTGGCTGATGATTGAAAATGCTTCTCGCCCAAGACCAGAATCCATGAAAAGGTCTATGATGTCTTTCAGACGGCAACCTTGATTATTAATGAAAAATTCACTTTCTCCCGATCGATATACACGTCTTGTCACACTGACTTCATGAAAGTCAATCGGCAGGGAATTGGTCTCGTTATCAAGGGTCAATGATACTTCCGCAAAATTCAACGCTTTCCTCGTGTCACTTCCCGAAAAGATGATATCTTCCATTTTTGCTCCACGCAGTGATTTCGCAGACTGCTCTCCAAGTACCCATCGGACTGCATCGGTCACATTACTTTTACCGCTTCCGTTTGGTCCAACCACTGCCGTGACACCAGGTACAAAATCAATCGAAATTTTCTCTGCGAAAGATTTAAATCCTACAACGTCCAAACGTTTGAGGAACATGACCTTTCCCCCTCTACTGTTCAACTATCTTGTTGATTTTTTTTCTTTTAAAACGATCAATGCATGCTCAGCAGCATGCTGCTCCGCTTCTTTTTTGGACTTTCCTATTCCAGAGCCCAGCTCTTCCCCATTCAGGGAGACGGTCGAAACAAACTCCCGATTATGAGCTGGTCCTTTTTCCTGCAAGATCTTATATTGCAGGACACCGATGGCATCCCGCTGGATCAGCTCCTGAAGCTGGCTCTTATAATCCATCACATGAGAAAAAGCACCCTCGTCTATCTTCGGAAACACGACATTCGTCAAAAACTGCACAACTGGCTCTAATCCTTGATCAAGGTACAAAGCACCAATGTAGGCTTCGAATACATCCGCAAGCATGGCAGGTCGTTCTCTTCCACCTGTCATTTCTTCCCCTTTTCCGAGTAATACATATTCCCCGTAAGAAAGGCTATTGGCAAAAGCAACAAGTGAAGGCTCACACACAATGGCTGCCCTTAGTTTGGTAAGTTCACCTTCGCTCATCATCGGATATTTTTGATATAAGTATTTAGAGATGGTCAGTTCAAGTACAGCGTCCCCCAAGAATTCAAGCCTTTCATTATCTTCATAAGGCTTACGGCGATGCTCATTCACATAAGATGAATGTGTAAAAGCTTGTTTCAATAAATTTTCATCTTTAAAATGAAAACCAAGATTTTCTTGCAACTGTTTAAATTTATTATCCTTCATTGATGGTTTACGATTATTTCCGTTCCTACGCATCACACAAAACCCTCCACAACGGTTCAAAAAGCATATTTTTCCTATATATAAAAAGAAACCTGGCAGGAATTCCTGTCAAGCTTTCCTATGTACCATCATACATTATTATCCGCTTAAAGAAAACTAATGGCAAAAGGCCACTGCCATGCAGGCGGAGCTTACCCATACATGCTCATTCCCTTATCTGCCGCTGCATCAAACTTCTTTAAGCAATAAGAGAAAGCCCCGTTAAAAAACGGAGCTTTTAGTCAAATGACATTCATTACATAGTGCTTTGTATGTAATTCACAGCATCACCTACTGTGGCGATTTTTTCAGCGTCATCGTCCGAAATTTCCATATCAAACTCGTCTTCGAATTCCATGACTAGTTCAACTACATCCAGGGAATCGGCACCAAGATCTTCTTTGAAAGAAGCTTCAAGTTTTACCTCTGATTCTTCTACGTTCAAACGATCTACAACGATTTTAGTTACTCTTTCTAATACATCTGCCAATGTGTTCACCTCCCCTCAAGACATTATAAATTAATTTCGAAAAAAATCAAAGAAAACTTACATGACCATGCCGCCATCTACATGAAGAGTTTGCCCAGTCATATATTTGCTGGCCTCAGAAGCGAGGAAAGACGCCACTGCAGCAATATCTTTAGGGTCACCGAACCGTGCAAGCGGAATTTGGTCCAGCATGGCTTTTTGGACGTCTTCAGGCAATTCACCAGTCATATCCGTTGAGATGAAACCTGGGGCAATCGCATTGACCGTAATCCCTCGTGAAGCAAGTTCCTTTGCCGTGGTTTTAGTCAGGCCGATCACACCAGCTTTAGCCGCTACATAATTAGCCTGCCCTGCATTTCCGCTGACGCCGACGATCGATGCCATATTGATGATCCTGCCGCTACGCTGCTTCATCATTTGCCTTGTAACCGCTTTGGTGCATAGGAACACGCCTTTAAGATTCGTATTGATCACAGAATCCCATTCATCTTCTTTCATACGCATCAATAGGTTATCACGTGTGATACCTGCATTATTAACCAGGATATCCACTCTGCCAAACTGTTCGACGACCTCTTTAATCATGCTTGTCACCGATTCACTATTTGCAACATCGCATTGGATGGCGAATGCTTTACGGCCCAATGCCTTGATTTCATCAACCACTTCATTAGCTTTAGCTTCACTGCCAGAATAGTTGATGGCAACGTCTGCTCCCTGACGGGCAAGTTCTAATGCGACTTCCCTGCCAATACCTCGTGAAGCTCCCGTTACAAGTGCTTTTTTACCTTCGAGGATCATGCTTGTACCCCCTTCAAAGTTTCAATTGTTTTAATTAGAGTATCTATATCGGATACCGAGTGAATTTGAACGGAACGATCAATTTTCTTTATCAATCCGCCCAATACTTTCCCCGGACCCACCTCGATGAACGTATCCACGCCTAATTCAAGTAGATTTTTCACACTGTCCTCCCAAAGGACCGGTGAATACAGCTGTTCGATTAATTTTTCTTTTATTTCAGCAGGTGCTGTAATGGGCTTAGCCGTTACGTTTGAAATGACAGGAATTTCTGCCTGTTTGAAGCTTACTTCATCGAGGACACCCTGTAACTTTTCTGCTGCCGGCTTCATCAATTCCGAATGGAACGGTCCACTCACTTCAAGAGGAAGAGCCCGTTTAGCCCCATTTTCCTTGGCTTTTGCACTAGCAAGTTTAACCCCTTCCGAGGTGCCTGAAATGACGATTTGCCCTGGACAATTAATATTGGCCAATTGAACGGATTCCCCTGTGGCAGTAATTTCAGAAGTGACATCAGATAGAGCTTCCCGGTCCATTCCCAATATCGCAGCCATTGAGCCTTGTCCATTCGGTACCGCAGCTTCCATGAATTCACCACGCTTACGCACTGTATATACGGCATCTTCAAAAGAAATTGCACCAGATGCCACTAATGCCGTATATTCACCTAAACTGTGCCCGGCTGTATAATCGGGTTTGATCCCCGCTTCTTCCAACTCCTTGACAAAAGCATAACTCGTGGTCAATAAAGCAGGCTGTGCATTATAAGTCACCGTTAATTCTTTTTGTGTGCCATTAAAGATCAATTCGGAAAGTGGAAAATCAAGTTTTTCATCAGCTGTTCGAAAAATTTGCTGAGCACGCTCGTTTTCCTGAAATAAGCCATGCCCCATTCCTATTGATTGTGATCCTTGTCCTGGAAAGACAAAAGCAATTTTACCCATCTGTTACTCCCCTGCCTCTATGATTTATTATTGTTTTTCTATCGTCTCCGCAATTGTTGATATGACGTCATTTCCAACCATATCGCGAGTCTGGCGTATAGCATTATAGACCGCATTCGCATCTGATGAACCATGAGCCTTAATGACAGGGGCCTTCAAACCGAATAGGCCAGCACCGCCATACTCCGAGTAATCCATTTTATTTTTTATGCCTTTTAATTCAGGCTTTACCATTGCTGCAGCCAACTTACTCTTAAGATTGCTCATCAAGGCCGTTTTCACCATTTTGAATACGCTCATAGCAGTACCTTCAAGCGTCTTTAACACCATATTTCCCGTGAAGCCGTCCGTTACGACAACATCTGCCGGCCCGCTTAGGAGGTCCCTTGCCTCTACGTTACCTATAAAGGATATCTCCGATGATTGCTGCAGTAATGTAAAGGCATGCTTAGTCAGTTCATTCCCTTTTTTTTCTTCTGTTCCGATATTAAGCAATCCGACACGGGGCTTTTCGATTCCCCGCACTTTTTGGGCATAAACAGACCCCATTATAGCGAATTGAAGGAGATGCTCCGGTTTCGCATCGGAGTTCGCGCCTACATCCAGTAATACAAAACCTTTACCATCGATTGTCGGAAGGGTGGGAGCCAATGCCGGACGTTCAATGCCTTCTATCCTTCCGACCACAAACAGGCCTGCAGCCATTAGCGCCCCGGTATTGCCTGAAGAAATGCATGCATCGGCTTCTCCATCAGCCACTTGCTGTGCAGCCAATACCATCGAGGCGCTTTTCTTGCGGCGAACCGCACGAACAGGTTCATCGGTACTTAATATTTTTTCATCAGTATGTATAACCCTTATTCGGCCATGTTTCGCTAAGTATTGGTTAATCTCAGATTCATTGCCTATCAAGGTGATTTCCACATCGGAAAAAGTCTCGACAGCTTTCATCGCACCCAAAACCTGTGCCTTGGGAGCATTATCGCCACCCATTGCATCTATCGTTATCTTCATTTTATTTCATCCTTTACTAGCAAGTTAAGAGCGATACATTTCGAACTCGCCTTTAAAAACCAGTTCATTACCCACGTAGCTTCTAACCTCCACCACGGAACGATCATTGGTGTGGTCCACGTTTTTGACCCTCGCTTTAGCTACCACTCTTTCATTTTCCTTTACAGAACGAGTAAATAAAATGGATGCTTTCGCAGTTAATGCCAATTCATCATTTATGACTGCTACAGCCAATGAATTTGCTTGGGCAAAAAGGTGATGTCCCCTTGCAATTCCATTCCGCTTAAAGACATGCTCTTTATTTATATCCAAAATCGAAATTGCATTGTCATCTAAATTAAGATCAATTACTTCCCCGATGATTTCATCCAAAGGCAATGCCCTGATTTCGTCACTGAATTTTTTCTCGGCCACGCTTTTAATACGTTCACGCAGTTCCGGTATCGATAATTCAAGACGGTCAAGCCTAATGGTCTGGACGCTCACCGAATATTTTTCAGCCAGCTCCTCATCCGTTACAAAAGGATTCTGTTTAATCGTTTCGATTAATAATTGCTGGCGTTCCTTCTTATTTCTTCGCATTTTGAAGGTCACCATCCGTAGTATTATGACTAGGTACTAATAGTAGTATATATATTTTAAAAACAGATTGCAAGATATTGCGTAAAATCTCACAATCTGCTATAGGTTTTTTTCAGTTCAGTCCAGTTTTTCTCCCGTAAATACGCCCGTTCCCTCTAAATAGTTCCGCAGCGGTGCATACTCCGGGGAATGCCAAAAGCTTTGGGAGGCAATCAATTTTGCAGCATCCGTCCTTGCCACTTCCAGGGTCCTGTAATCATGGACCATGTCGGCTACCTTGAACTCGGGAAGGCCGCTTTGTTTTTTACCGAAGAAGTCCCCGGGGCCACGAAGTTCCAAATCTTTTTCAGAAAGGGCAAAACCATCGTTTGTCTCGGTCATGATTTTCATCCGTTCTTTGCCGACTTCCGTTTTCGGATCAGCCAGCAGGATGCAAAAGGACTGATCACTCCCCCGTCCTACCCTTCCGCGTAACTGATGCAACTGTGAAAGCCCAAAGCGCTCCGCATCATAAATGACCATTACCGTTGCATTTGGAACATTCACCCCAACCTCGACAACCGTCGTGGAAACAAGGATTTGTGCTTCATTGGCACTAAACTGCTGCATCACTTCGTCTTTTTCATCCGCGGGAAGCCGTCCATGCATAAGTCCCACTTTGTACCTGTTCGCAAAGTATTGTGTCAGCATTGCATGAACATCAAGAACATTCTGTAAAGAATCGAGTTTCTCCGACTCCTCAATCAATGGACAGATGACGTAAGCCTGTCTCCCTTTTTTTAGTTCCTTTTCGACAAAGGTTAAGATCCGATCAAGCATTTGGTGTTTCGCCCAATAGGTTTCTATCGCTTTACGCCCGGCAGGCATTTCATCGATCGTTGAGACGTCCATTTCCCCAAACACTGTAATAGCGAGCGTTCGCGGAATCGGTGTAGCCGTCATGAAAAGTACATCTGGATTTGTACCTTTTTCACGAAGGATTCGGCGCTGCTCCACTCCGAAACGATGTTGTTCATCCGTTATGACAAGACCTAGGTTCCGAAAATTCACTTCATCCTGTATCAACGCATGAGTTCCTATCAAAAGATCTAGCTCCCCGGATTCGAGCATTTGCAATAGTTCCTTGCGCTTTTTGCCTTTTACCGAACTTGTCAACAATGCGACCTTTACTCCACTCGGTTCCAACATCGCCTTCAAGGATTGTGTATGCTGCTCAGCCAAGATTTCCGTCGGGACCATAAGTGCACCTTGGAAACCTGCTGTAATCGTTGCCTTCAGGCATATGGCGGCAACCACCGTTTTTCCAGACCCGACATCCCCTTGAAGTAGACGATTCATCCTGTAGGGAGATTTCATGTCAGTCATTATTTCCTCGACGACCCTATTCTGAGCGTTCGTCAAAGGAAAAGGGAGAGTTCCAACAAAAGCTTCCAGCTGCTCCATGTCAAACTCCTGGCCAATTCCTTTTGACTGCTCCCGCTGCACTTTACGAAGTGCCTGCATTTTAAGTTGAAACAATAAGAATTCTTCATACACAAAACGGCGTCGAGCCTTTTTTACGTCATTGGCCGATTGAGGGAAATGCATGGTACGAAGAGCATCGTTACGCGGCATCAGTTTGTATACCGCCAGTAATTGCGGGGGCAGATTTTCTTCTATCATTGTCCCATATTCAGAAAATGCCTTGGAGATAAAGCGGCGGAGCCCTTTGACTGTAATGCTGCCCTTCACTGAGTACACCGGTTCGAATTCTTTCTCCCGGCTACGATCACCAACGTGGCATTCCGAGCCTGTAATGGTTTGGCGATGACGATCCCACTTTCCTGTTATTGTTACGGTTTCGCCTATCGCAAGCTTGGGCTTCAGATATGGCTGGTTAAAAAAAATGACATTTATTAAATATCTTCCAGTCAACACTTTAAACGTAAGCCTGGATTTTTTCTTACCGAAGTACCCTAACGTCGGCACCGTATGAACCTTGCCTTCTACTGTAACCCGCTCATCATGCTCGACCGTTTCTAAATCCCTCAATCGGTAATCTTCATAGCGATATGGGAGGTGCTCAAGGAGATCCGCGACGGTATGGATCTCCATTTCGCCCAATGCTGCTGCCGTTTCAGCCCCAATGCCTTTTACTGCTGTTATGGGTTCCTGTAAAGTCGAGTTCACTTCTTATTCAGCGGTAAGCCAAAGATTTTCGCTTCCAACTCCCGCCCAGTCGGTGTAGCCGCTAAACCTCCTTGTGCAGTTTCCCTAAGAGCCGATGGCATCGTTTGCCCGATTTTGTACATCGCATCAATCACTTCATCACACGGTATGCGGCTTGTGATCCCCGCTAACGCCATATCTGCGGCAACCATAGCGTTGGCTGCACCCATGGCATTACGCTTCACACAAGGTACTTCCACAAGCCCAGCAACTGGGTCACACACAAGACCAAGCATGTTCTTTAATGTGATTGCCATCGCTTCTGCACTTTGTGCCGGTGTCCCTCCTGCCATTTCAACGATGGCTGCCGCTGCCATACCCGAAGCAGAACCGACCTCCGCCTGACAGCCCCCTGCGGCTCCAGAGATCGAAGCATTATTCGCTACTACAAAACCAAACGCCCCTGCTGTAAATAGGAACTCAATTTTCTGTTCCCGATTCGGTTTTAATTTATTTTGCAAAGCAAAAAGGGTTCCAGGCACAACACCAGCAGATCCGGCAGTTGGTGTCGCACAAATCGTTCCCATGGCTGCGTTCACTTCGTTTGTTGCCACGGCTTTGCTTACCGCATCCAAAAGCAGTTCACCGGATAAGGAATTTCCTGATTTAATGTAATTCTGAAGAAGGACTGCATCCCCTCCCGTCAGCCCGGAAACGGACCGTACACCTTGAAGTCCTTTTTCAACTGCCTGTTCCATTACATCCAGGTTGACTCCCATCTGGCGGATGATTTCTTCACGGCTTTTTCCCGTTACTTCCATTTCCTGCTCTATCATCAGCGTTGAAATTTTTTTCTGCTTTGATTCAGCTAATTCTACTAATTCCGCTACATTTCGAAACATGATTTCTTCTCCTTCCTAAGTGGAAACGATTGCCCTATCAATCCACAATCCTTGCTACTTGAGTGATGTTCGGGAGTGCTGTAATTTCAGCGATGACGTGATCCTCCAAGTTATGGTCCACTTCAATCGTCATCAAGGCCATCTTCCCTTTCTCTTTTCGGGAGACTTCCATCTGGCCAATATTGATTTGATGCTTGGCAAATATGTTAGAAACATTGGCAATGGCTCCAAATCGATCATCATGAACGACGAGTATGGCAGGGTTGTGCCCGGAGAGCCTCAATTTAAACCCGTTCAGTTCGACGATTTCGATCTTTCCCCCGCCAATCGATATTCCGACAAGTTCCAGTTCACCATCATCATCACCAACTGTTATTTTTGCTGTATTGGGATGTTCCGGTACGGCTTCTTCTTCTCGAAAAGTAATTTTCATTTTCTTTTTGCGGGCTATTTCCAGCGATTCTTTAATTCTCTCATCAAATGTATCAAAATCAAGTAAGCCTCCTACAATGGCTACATCCGTTCCATGGCCTTTATAGGTTTTGGCAAACGATCCGTAAAAAGAAATATGGGCCCATTTTGGTTCCCGGTCGAATAGATTCCTGGCAACCCTACCGATCCTTGCAGCTCCTGCTGTATGGGAACTAGAGGGGCCGATCATAACAGGACCAATTATATCGAATACACTTCTAAATTTCATGATTTGCTCCTCCTTCTATACACTGGGAGTTAGTTTAATAATAAAGCCTGATATATTGTAATTACAATTACGCTGTCCGTAATCCTTCTTTTTCATAAAAATAAAACTGCATAGCCTAATGACATATGCAGTTTATTGCCTTTTATTTTTTTTCAGGACACTCCTAACATTGTGACGAATAAGTCTCCCTTATGTTCATGGCTCACTTCTTATTCAATTGAAAAAATAAAAGAATATAAAGGTTGTTTCCCATTATGGACTTCAACTTCAACGTCTTC
This window encodes:
- the smc gene encoding chromosome segregation protein SMC, encoding MFLKRLDVVGFKSFAEKISIDFVPGVTAVVGPNGSGKSNVTDAVRWVLGEQSAKSLRGAKMEDIIFSGSDTRKALNFAEVSLTLDNETNSLPIDFHEVSVTRRVYRSGESEFFINNQGCRLKDIIDLFMDSGLGREAFSIISQGKVEEILSSKAEERRVIFEEAAGVLKYKTRKRKAESKLTETQDNLNRVHDILHELEGQVEPLKIQSSLAKEFLAKKEELEQIEVALTVFEIEELYGKWEKLSRELEKHNEMEQQMAGQLHDREAHLKNLRGSLATLETSINGLQEILLNASEELEKLEGRKEVLKERKKNAAQNKSQLEKAIVEGEAAVERLSLQKERETEILNALNLEVKGIQETLHEKQKSLGLFNSDIEAMIEAKKSDYIEWLNKQASAKNEKQYLLQQLTQQEHKNAKLDMENEKFLTERMDITAKKMEYSQLMDNMTKQLEEHVTYFRNQQNKLNAAKDTYQKQETTLYKAYQFLQQAKSRKELLEEMEDDYAGFFQGVKEVLKAKETLRGIEGAVAELIKVPKEYETAIETALGGAMQHVVVEREEHAREAISFLKKNRYGRATFLPLSVIKAREISANQLSMLKSHSAFVGTGSSLIQYDDRHAAIAENLLGTVMITTDLKGANDLAKMMQHRFRFVTLEGDIVNPGGSMTGGALKQKTTSLLSRKTELEELHQKLTAMEAKTNQLEKQVKQLKVDVGVQEQTLEQTRKTGERLRLQEQTLKGELREVELQERNVNERLHLYDLDKNSYLEEQQQKTARLEELEELLESCKTEIEGLDRLISEMTEQKQSQQSSKESLAEETNELRVMLASKRGQLQNQKEKMERIESDLSKETSRLAENKDDLGLLTNEMTDSSSGEESLEDMAQQKLLDKNGAIEGITIKKQEKNELLTEVETLELSLKEENRLYRGIVEVIKDEEVKLTRLDVELENRLDHLREEYTLSFEGAKEQYPLMMPAEEAQKRVKLIKLAIEELGTVNLGAIDEYARVAERYEFLLSQKEDLQQAKDTLFQVIDEMDDEMKRRFADTFYSIREEFEQVFKALFGGGRAELKLTNPDDLLNTGVDIIAQPPGKKLQNLSLLSGGERALTAIALLFSILKVRPVPFCILDEVEAALDEANVVRFSQFLRKFSRETQFIVITHRKGTMEEADVLYGITMQESGVSKLVSVRMEESENFIEV
- the rnc gene encoding ribonuclease III, translated to MRRNGNNRKPSMKDNKFKQLQENLGFHFKDENLLKQAFTHSSYVNEHRRKPYEDNERLEFLGDAVLELTISKYLYQKYPMMSEGELTKLRAAIVCEPSLVAFANSLSYGEYVLLGKGEEMTGGRERPAMLADVFEAYIGALYLDQGLEPVVQFLTNVVFPKIDEGAFSHVMDYKSQLQELIQRDAIGVLQYKILQEKGPAHNREFVSTVSLNGEELGSGIGKSKKEAEQHAAEHALIVLKEKKSTR
- a CDS encoding acyl carrier protein codes for the protein MADVLERVTKIVVDRLNVEESEVKLEASFKEDLGADSLDVVELVMEFEDEFDMEISDDDAEKIATVGDAVNYIQSTM
- the fabG gene encoding 3-oxoacyl-[acyl-carrier-protein] reductase, translated to MILEGKKALVTGASRGIGREVALELARQGADVAINYSGSEAKANEVVDEIKALGRKAFAIQCDVANSESVTSMIKEVVEQFGRVDILVNNAGITRDNLLMRMKEDEWDSVINTNLKGVFLCTKAVTRQMMKQRSGRIINMASIVGVSGNAGQANYVAAKAGVIGLTKTTAKELASRGITVNAIAPGFISTDMTGELPEDVQKAMLDQIPLARFGDPKDIAAVASFLASEASKYMTGQTLHVDGGMVM
- the fabD gene encoding ACP S-malonyltransferase, with the protein product MGKIAFVFPGQGSQSIGMGHGLFQENERAQQIFRTADEKLDFPLSELIFNGTQKELTVTYNAQPALLTTSYAFVKELEEAGIKPDYTAGHSLGEYTALVASGAISFEDAVYTVRKRGEFMEAAVPNGQGSMAAILGMDREALSDVTSEITATGESVQLANINCPGQIVISGTSEGVKLASAKAKENGAKRALPLEVSGPFHSELMKPAAEKLQGVLDEVSFKQAEIPVISNVTAKPITAPAEIKEKLIEQLYSPVLWEDSVKNLLELGVDTFIEVGPGKVLGGLIKKIDRSVQIHSVSDIDTLIKTIETLKGVQA
- the plsX gene encoding phosphate acyltransferase PlsX encodes the protein MKITIDAMGGDNAPKAQVLGAMKAVETFSDVEITLIGNESEINQYLAKHGRIRVIHTDEKILSTDEPVRAVRRKKSASMVLAAQQVADGEADACISSGNTGALMAAGLFVVGRIEGIERPALAPTLPTIDGKGFVLLDVGANSDAKPEHLLQFAIMGSVYAQKVRGIEKPRVGLLNIGTEEKKGNELTKHAFTLLQQSSEISFIGNVEARDLLSGPADVVVTDGFTGNMVLKTLEGTAMSVFKMVKTALMSNLKSKLAAAMVKPELKGIKNKMDYSEYGGAGLFGLKAPVIKAHGSSDANAVYNAIRQTRDMVGNDVISTIAETIEKQ
- the fapR gene encoding transcription factor FapR, with translation MRRNKKERQQLLIETIKQNPFVTDEELAEKYSVSVQTIRLDRLELSIPELRERIKSVAEKKFSDEIRALPLDEIIGEVIDLNLDDNAISILDINKEHVFKRNGIARGHHLFAQANSLAVAVINDELALTAKASILFTRSVKENERVVAKARVKNVDHTNDRSVVEVRSYVGNELVFKGEFEMYRS
- the recG gene encoding ATP-dependent DNA helicase RecG: MNSTLQEPITAVKGIGAETAAALGEMEIHTVADLLEHLPYRYEDYRLRDLETVEHDERVTVEGKVHTVPTLGYFGKKKSRLTFKVLTGRYLINVIFFNQPYLKPKLAIGETVTITGKWDRHRQTITGSECHVGDRSREKEFEPVYSVKGSITVKGLRRFISKAFSEYGTMIEENLPPQLLAVYKLMPRNDALRTMHFPQSANDVKKARRRFVYEEFLLFQLKMQALRKVQREQSKGIGQEFDMEQLEAFVGTLPFPLTNAQNRVVEEIMTDMKSPYRMNRLLQGDVGSGKTVVAAICLKATITAGFQGALMVPTEILAEQHTQSLKAMLEPSGVKVALLTSSVKGKKRKELLQMLESGELDLLIGTHALIQDEVNFRNLGLVITDEQHRFGVEQRRILREKGTNPDVLFMTATPIPRTLAITVFGEMDVSTIDEMPAGRKAIETYWAKHQMLDRILTFVEKELKKGRQAYVICPLIEESEKLDSLQNVLDVHAMLTQYFANRYKVGLMHGRLPADEKDEVMQQFSANEAQILVSTTVVEVGVNVPNATVMVIYDAERFGLSQLHQLRGRVGRGSDQSFCILLADPKTEVGKERMKIMTETNDGFALSEKDLELRGPGDFFGKKQSGLPEFKVADMVHDYRTLEVARTDAAKLIASQSFWHSPEYAPLRNYLEGTGVFTGEKLD